The genomic segment CGATCGACTCGCCATCCAGCATCGTCCGCCCGCGAAAGCCGGCGGGCTCCGCGGGCGATTCCTCGTCCACCCACTCGCCGCCGGACTGGCCGTACGCGCTGGTGCTGGAGGTGAAGATCACGCGTCGTGGCCGCTGCCCCTGCGCCTCGAGCGCCGCCAGCAGGTTGCGCGGGCCGTCCACGTACACCGCCCGGTAGTCGTCCTCCGATCCCCCATCCGCCGCCGCCGTGTAGAAGACGGTGGTGAGCCCCTTCGGCAGCCCCACCAGCGTCGTCCGGTCGCGCAGGTCCGCGGCAAAGGGGCGCACACCCGCGGTGAGGCCGGCGGGCGAGCGGCGCATCCCCCACACCTCGTCCCCGTCCGCGGCGAGGCGCGCCGCCAGCGCCGACCCCACGTAGCCGCACCCCGCGATCAGCACGCGCTCCATCACGCCGCACCTGGTTTGGGTGTCATCCGGCGGTAAAGACGCACGAAACGGCCCCCGCCGGAAACCGGAGGGGGCCGTTCATCGTGGACGATCCTCGCGCCGCGCCGCGGAGCGGCGCCGGAGGCTTCGCCAGGCGTCAGCGCTGCGCAATCAGCGTCTCGCTGGCACCATCCTGCGGGGCGGCGTCCTGCGCGCGCGGGGCCTTCACCACCAGCGGGGCGAGCTCGCAGGGATTCCCCTCCCAGCCGCACTCGGTCAGACCGAGGCGCTCCTCGCTCCCGGACGCCGAATCAAGC from the Longimicrobium sp. genome contains:
- a CDS encoding SDR family oxidoreductase — protein: MERVLIAGCGYVGSALAARLAADGDEVWGMRRSPAGLTAGVRPFAADLRDRTTLVGLPKGLTTVFYTAAADGGSEDDYRAVYVDGPRNLLAALEAQGQRPRRVIFTSSTSAYGQSGGEWVDEESPAEPAGFRGRTMLDGESIVLGGPFRGVVLRLGGIYGPGRTSYIDRVRSGAAECPAVTTYTNRIHRDDCAGALRHLMHLPSPESIYIGVDREPADSCEVLHWLAATLAQPAPRRAEVAVPPRSNKRCRSDRLASSGYTFRYPTYREGFTTLL